Proteins co-encoded in one Capsicum annuum cultivar UCD-10X-F1 chromosome 9, UCD10Xv1.1, whole genome shotgun sequence genomic window:
- the LOC107840787 gene encoding zinc finger BED domain-containing protein DAYSLEEPER isoform X2, whose translation MATPETPASPATPTENHEIVPKDEGIHEQSHEMVPENEMIHEQSHEKVPENEIMHEQSHEKVLENEIIHKHSHEMVLENEMRHEHSHEMVPEHEMTHEHSHEMVPEHEMTHEHSHEMVPENEMMHEHNHEMVRENEMMHGHNHEMVPENEMMHEHHMVFGNEIVPSNEMVPDDEMIPLNEMVLAEPEPNYIETPPNNPETQPSKRRKKKSIVWEHFTIENIGNGTRRAQCKQCKQSFAYSTGSKVAGTSHLKRHIAKGTCPVVLRNQQNNQLTPYSTPPKMSGYGGSTDAPKRRYRTASAPYLAFDPDRCRQEISRMIIMHDYPLHMVEHPGFLSFVRNLQPRFDMLSFNTVQGDCVATYLREKQAIQKVIEGVPGRICLTLDMWSSCYNVGYMFITGQYIDSEWKIHRKILNIIMEPYPDSDTAFSHAVAACLSDWSMEGKLFSVTINQPLGDAAVDNLRALLSVQNPLVLNGQLLVGSCLARTLSSIAQGAFVFLHGTVKKVRDSVKYVKTSESHEEKFLDLKQQLQVPSTKTLSLDDQTQWNTTYEMLLAASELKEVFSCLDTSDPDYKDAPSMEDWKQVEVLCNYLKTVFDTANLLTAPTVPTTNTFFHEAWKIQLELVRAAGSEDPFISSLTKTMQEEFDKYWKNCCLILAIAVVMDPRFKVKLVEFSFTKIYGEEAGTYVNIVEEGIHELFREYVALPLPLTPAYAEEVNDGALKQENGGAGLTDFDAYIMETTSQQSRSELDQYLDESLLPRVHEFDVVGWWKLNRIKYPTLSIMARDILSVPVSTVTSDSVFSTAGKEMDRYRCSLRPETVEALICAKDWLQNASVNTLHAPIKMEVPI comes from the coding sequence GTGCCGGAAAATGAGATGATACATGAGCAGAGTCATGAGAAGGTGCCGGAAAATGAGATCATGCATGAGCAGAGTCATGAGAAGGTGCTGGAAAATGAGATCATACATAAACACAGTCATGAGATGGTGCTGGAAAATGAAATGAGGCATGAACACAGTCATGAGATGGTGCCGGAACATGAGATGACGCATGAACACAGTCATGAGATGGTGCCGGAACATGAGATGACGCATGAACACAGTCATGAGATGGTGCCGGAAAATGAGATGATGcatgaacataatcatgagaTGGTGCGGGAAAATGAGATGATGCATGGACATAATCATGAGATGGTGCCGGAAAATGAAATGATGCATGAACATCATATGGTGTTTGGAAATGAAATAGTTCCCAGCAATGAGATGGTCCCGGACGATGAGATGATCCCACTAAACGAGATGGTACTTGCAGAGCCAGAACCCAACTATATAGAAACACCTCCAAACAACCCAGAAACACAACCCAGCAAGCGTAGGAAGAAGAAGTCAATAGTTTGGGAACACTTCACCATTGAAAATATTGGCAATGGAACCAGAAGGGCACAATGTAAGCAGTGCAAGCAATCATTTGCATATAGTACAGGTTCAAAAGTAGCCGGCACTAGTCACCTGAAACGGCATATTGCCAAAGGAACCTGTCCAGTTGTCCTGCGTAACCAACAGAATAATCAATTGACCCCTTATAGTACACCTCCTAAGATGAGTGGATATGGTGGTAGTACTGATGCACCAAAACGACGTTATCGGACTGCTTCTGCTCCTTACCTTGCTTTTGATCCTGACCGGTGCCGTCAGGAGATCTCTAGGATGATCATCATGCACGACTATCCCCTTCACATGGTTGAGCATCCAGGCTTTCTTTCTTTTGTCCGGAATCTTCAACCTCGTTTTGATATGTTGAGCTTCAACACCGTGCAAGGAGATTGTGTGGCAACTTATCTTAGAGAGAAGCAAGCCATTCAGAAGGTGATTGAGGGAGTGCCTGGGCGAATCTGCTTGACGCTAGATATGTGGTCCTCCTGCTACAATGTGGGCTACATGTTCATAACTGGGCAGTATATTGACAGTGAGTGGAAAATTCACAGGAAAATACTCAATATCATCATGGAACCATATCCAGATTCTGACACGGCTTTCAGCCATGCTGTTGCGGCTTGCCTTTCTGACTGGAGTATGGAAGGGAAGTTATTTTCGGTCACTATTAATCAACCATTGGGTGATGCTGCTGTTGATAATCTTAGAGCTTTATTATCTGTGCAGAACCCTCTTGTGCTCAATGGTCAGTTGTTGGTTGGAAGTTGTCTTGCTCGAACTTTAAGCAGCATCGCCCAAGGTGCATTTGTGTTTTTGCATGGTACTGTTAAGAAAGTAAGAGACAGCGTTAAGTATGTGAAAACATCGGAATCTCATGAAGAAAAGTTTCTTGACCTCAAACAGCAGCTTCAGGTGCCAAGCACAAAGACTCTGTCGCTTGATGACCAAACTCAATGGAACACGACATATGAGATGTTGTTAGCTGCATCAGAATTAAAGGAAGTATTTTCGTGCTTGGATACATCTGATCCTGATTACAAGGATGCCCCATCGATGGAAGATTGGAAGCAAGTCGAGGTTCTGTGTAATTACTTGAAAACCGTTTTTGACACCGCCAATCTTCTGACTGCACCTACAGTTCCAACAACCAACACATTCTTCCATGAAGCATGGAAGATTCAATTGGAGCTGGTTCGTGCTGCAGGAAGTGAAGATCCATTCATCAGCAGTCTTACCAAAACAATGCAAGAGGAGTTTGATAAATACTGGAAAAATTGTTGTCTAATATTAGCTATTGCCGTAGTAATGGATCCACGCTTCAAAGTGAAACTCGTCGAATTCAGTTTTACGAAAATATATGGTGAAGAAGCTGGCACCTATGTGAACATCGTTGAAGAGGGAATCCATGAGCTTTTCCGTGAATACGTGGCACTTCCTCTGCCTTTAACCCCAGCTTATGCTGAAGAGGTAAATGATGGGGCTTTGAAGCAGGAGAACGGTGGCGCTGGACTTACAGATTTTGACGCCTACATTATGGAGACAACAAGCCAGCAGTCAAGGTCAGAACTTGATCAATATTTGGATGAGTCCTTGTTGCCTCGTGTTCACGAGTTTGATGTTGTGGGATGGTGGAAACTGAACAGAATAAAGTACCCAACTCTCTCAATAATGGCTCGTGACATCTTGTCCGTTCCAGTTTCTACTGTTACATCCGACTCTGTATTTAGCACGGCAGGCAAAGAGATGGATCGCTACAGATGTTCATTGCGACCCGAGACCGTGGAGGCCCTCATCTGTGCCAAGGATTGGCTTCAAAATGCATCGGTAAACACTTTACATGCACCGATAAAAATGGAAGTCCCTATTTAG
- the LOC107840787 gene encoding zinc finger BED domain-containing protein DAYSLEEPER isoform X1 produces the protein MATPETPASPATPTENHEIVPKDEGIHEQSHEMVPENEKLHEHSHEKVPENEIMHEQSHEKVLENEIIHKHSHEMVLENEMRHEHSHEMVPEHEMTHEHSHEMVPEHEMTHEHSHEMVPENEMMHEHNHEMVRENEMMHGHNHEMVPENEMMHEHHMVFGNEIVPSNEMVPDDEMIPLNEMVLAEPEPNYIETPPNNPETQPSKRRKKKSIVWEHFTIENIGNGTRRAQCKQCKQSFAYSTGSKVAGTSHLKRHIAKGTCPVVLRNQQNNQLTPYSTPPKMSGYGGSTDAPKRRYRTASAPYLAFDPDRCRQEISRMIIMHDYPLHMVEHPGFLSFVRNLQPRFDMLSFNTVQGDCVATYLREKQAIQKVIEGVPGRICLTLDMWSSCYNVGYMFITGQYIDSEWKIHRKILNIIMEPYPDSDTAFSHAVAACLSDWSMEGKLFSVTINQPLGDAAVDNLRALLSVQNPLVLNGQLLVGSCLARTLSSIAQGAFVFLHGTVKKVRDSVKYVKTSESHEEKFLDLKQQLQVPSTKTLSLDDQTQWNTTYEMLLAASELKEVFSCLDTSDPDYKDAPSMEDWKQVEVLCNYLKTVFDTANLLTAPTVPTTNTFFHEAWKIQLELVRAAGSEDPFISSLTKTMQEEFDKYWKNCCLILAIAVVMDPRFKVKLVEFSFTKIYGEEAGTYVNIVEEGIHELFREYVALPLPLTPAYAEEVNDGALKQENGGAGLTDFDAYIMETTSQQSRSELDQYLDESLLPRVHEFDVVGWWKLNRIKYPTLSIMARDILSVPVSTVTSDSVFSTAGKEMDRYRCSLRPETVEALICAKDWLQNASVNTLHAPIKMEVPI, from the coding sequence GTGCCGGAAAATGAGATCATGCATGAGCAGAGTCATGAGAAGGTGCTGGAAAATGAGATCATACATAAACACAGTCATGAGATGGTGCTGGAAAATGAAATGAGGCATGAACACAGTCATGAGATGGTGCCGGAACATGAGATGACGCATGAACACAGTCATGAGATGGTGCCGGAACATGAGATGACGCATGAACACAGTCATGAGATGGTGCCGGAAAATGAGATGATGcatgaacataatcatgagaTGGTGCGGGAAAATGAGATGATGCATGGACATAATCATGAGATGGTGCCGGAAAATGAAATGATGCATGAACATCATATGGTGTTTGGAAATGAAATAGTTCCCAGCAATGAGATGGTCCCGGACGATGAGATGATCCCACTAAACGAGATGGTACTTGCAGAGCCAGAACCCAACTATATAGAAACACCTCCAAACAACCCAGAAACACAACCCAGCAAGCGTAGGAAGAAGAAGTCAATAGTTTGGGAACACTTCACCATTGAAAATATTGGCAATGGAACCAGAAGGGCACAATGTAAGCAGTGCAAGCAATCATTTGCATATAGTACAGGTTCAAAAGTAGCCGGCACTAGTCACCTGAAACGGCATATTGCCAAAGGAACCTGTCCAGTTGTCCTGCGTAACCAACAGAATAATCAATTGACCCCTTATAGTACACCTCCTAAGATGAGTGGATATGGTGGTAGTACTGATGCACCAAAACGACGTTATCGGACTGCTTCTGCTCCTTACCTTGCTTTTGATCCTGACCGGTGCCGTCAGGAGATCTCTAGGATGATCATCATGCACGACTATCCCCTTCACATGGTTGAGCATCCAGGCTTTCTTTCTTTTGTCCGGAATCTTCAACCTCGTTTTGATATGTTGAGCTTCAACACCGTGCAAGGAGATTGTGTGGCAACTTATCTTAGAGAGAAGCAAGCCATTCAGAAGGTGATTGAGGGAGTGCCTGGGCGAATCTGCTTGACGCTAGATATGTGGTCCTCCTGCTACAATGTGGGCTACATGTTCATAACTGGGCAGTATATTGACAGTGAGTGGAAAATTCACAGGAAAATACTCAATATCATCATGGAACCATATCCAGATTCTGACACGGCTTTCAGCCATGCTGTTGCGGCTTGCCTTTCTGACTGGAGTATGGAAGGGAAGTTATTTTCGGTCACTATTAATCAACCATTGGGTGATGCTGCTGTTGATAATCTTAGAGCTTTATTATCTGTGCAGAACCCTCTTGTGCTCAATGGTCAGTTGTTGGTTGGAAGTTGTCTTGCTCGAACTTTAAGCAGCATCGCCCAAGGTGCATTTGTGTTTTTGCATGGTACTGTTAAGAAAGTAAGAGACAGCGTTAAGTATGTGAAAACATCGGAATCTCATGAAGAAAAGTTTCTTGACCTCAAACAGCAGCTTCAGGTGCCAAGCACAAAGACTCTGTCGCTTGATGACCAAACTCAATGGAACACGACATATGAGATGTTGTTAGCTGCATCAGAATTAAAGGAAGTATTTTCGTGCTTGGATACATCTGATCCTGATTACAAGGATGCCCCATCGATGGAAGATTGGAAGCAAGTCGAGGTTCTGTGTAATTACTTGAAAACCGTTTTTGACACCGCCAATCTTCTGACTGCACCTACAGTTCCAACAACCAACACATTCTTCCATGAAGCATGGAAGATTCAATTGGAGCTGGTTCGTGCTGCAGGAAGTGAAGATCCATTCATCAGCAGTCTTACCAAAACAATGCAAGAGGAGTTTGATAAATACTGGAAAAATTGTTGTCTAATATTAGCTATTGCCGTAGTAATGGATCCACGCTTCAAAGTGAAACTCGTCGAATTCAGTTTTACGAAAATATATGGTGAAGAAGCTGGCACCTATGTGAACATCGTTGAAGAGGGAATCCATGAGCTTTTCCGTGAATACGTGGCACTTCCTCTGCCTTTAACCCCAGCTTATGCTGAAGAGGTAAATGATGGGGCTTTGAAGCAGGAGAACGGTGGCGCTGGACTTACAGATTTTGACGCCTACATTATGGAGACAACAAGCCAGCAGTCAAGGTCAGAACTTGATCAATATTTGGATGAGTCCTTGTTGCCTCGTGTTCACGAGTTTGATGTTGTGGGATGGTGGAAACTGAACAGAATAAAGTACCCAACTCTCTCAATAATGGCTCGTGACATCTTGTCCGTTCCAGTTTCTACTGTTACATCCGACTCTGTATTTAGCACGGCAGGCAAAGAGATGGATCGCTACAGATGTTCATTGCGACCCGAGACCGTGGAGGCCCTCATCTGTGCCAAGGATTGGCTTCAAAATGCATCGGTAAACACTTTACATGCACCGATAAAAATGGAAGTCCCTATTTAG
- the LOC107840789 gene encoding 36.4 kDa proline-rich protein — protein MEFSKITSLLFICMLLLSSLTPILGCGYCGKPSHKPKTKKPKTPSPIVKPPINLPPIGIPPVTVPPVVKPPINLPPIGLPPVTVPPVVKPPITLPPVVKPPINLPPIGIPPVTVPPVVKPPITLPPVVKPPIKLPPIGLPPVTVPPVITPSPKGKKPCPPTTKATCPIDTLKLGACVDLLGGLVHIGLGDPAVHECCPIISGLAELEAAACLCTTLKLKLLNLKIYVPLALQLLVTCGKTPPPGYTCSI, from the coding sequence ATGGAGTTCTCTAAGATAACTTCACTTCTTTTCATTTGCATGCTTTTGctttcctctttaactcccatTCTTGGTTGTGGCTATTGTGGTAAACCTTCTCACAAGCCCAAGACCAAGAAGCCCAAAACTCCCTCTCCCATTGTCAAACCCCCTATCAATTTGCCACCTATTGGAATTCCGCCCGTCACAGTTCCACCAGTTGTAAAACCGCCTATCAATTTGCCACCTATTGGACTTCCACCCGTCACAGTTCCACCAGTTGTAAAACCGCCTATTACTTTACCACCGGTTGTAAAACCGCCTATCAATTTGCCACCTATTGGAATTCCACCTGTCACAGTTCCACCAGTTGTAAAACCGCCTATCACTTTACCACCAGTTGTCAAACCCCCCATCAAGTTGCCACCTATTGGGCTTCCACCTGTCACAGTTCCACCAGTAATTACCCCATCACCTAAAGGGAAAAAACCATGTCCACCAACTACAAAGGCAACATGCCCAATTGACACATTGAAACTTGGGGCTTGTGTGGATCTTCTTGGTGGACTTGTTCATATTGGTCTTGGTGATCCAGCTGTTCATGAATGTTGTCCAATAATTAGTGGACTTGCTGAACTTGAAGCTGCTGCTTGCCTTTGCACAACACTTAAACTCAAACTACTTAACCTTAAAATCTATGTTCCTCTTGCTCTTCAACTACTTGTTACTTGTGGCAAAACTCCTCCACCTGGCTACACTTGCTCCATCTAG
- the LOC107841797 gene encoding zeatin O-glucosyltransferase: protein MTNTNSSYNDVIVVMVPLPDYSHLNQIFVLTRFIASHNIPSHFLCVANLNQDLKLRVQGSPEASNIHFDDLLTDDDDDGGGYNGTSSCIIMKKLREFIHKTCLELSKIAKKLVVIYDFLMTEPVLDVHTFANVKSYIFHTGSSFSKYSSLQQSVGGVANDVDHDKMVERMQDEFPVLEAQVKSFFRVEHEWKFHSGEVMNSCKEVEGKYIDLLANAKHKPLWAFGPFHMMLESRDSSNRTRHECLEFLDKQDVNSVIFVSFGKTTSFSQEQVNELALGLEQSNHRFIWVLRKPDVIKKDEKIELPEGFEDRVEGRGMVVRNWVPQLEILGHSSTGGFLSHCGWNSCLESISMGVPLATWPIDYDQPFNAVYVTNLLKIGMSVKSWALRDELVTASTIDKAVKTLMGTTEGEEMRQKAAELSNKIKSSVSDGGPARKEMESFISNIIKTL, encoded by the coding sequence ATGACTAATACCAACTCATCATACAATGATGTGATTGTTGTCATGGTGCCACTTCCTGATTACAGTCATCTGAATCAGATATTTGTCCTTACTCGCTTCATCGCGTCCCATAATATACCATCACACTTCCTCTGCGTAGCTAATCTGAACCAAGATTTGAAACTACGCGTTCAAGGTAGTCCTGAGGCCTCAAACATCCATTTTGACGATCTCTTGACagatgacgatgatgatggtggtggttatAATGGTACATCTTCATGTATAATCATGAAAAAACTCAGGGAGTttattcataaaacatgccttgaACTCTCCAAAATCGCGAAGAAATTAGTCgtaatttatgactttttgatGACAGAACCTGTATTGGATGTTCATACATTCGCGAATGTCAAGTCTTATATCTTCCACACTGGGTCGTCTTTTAGCAAATATTCATCCCTCCAACAAAGTGTTGGTGGCGTAGCTAATGATGTCGATCATGACAAGATGGTCGAGCGAATGCAGGATGAGTTTCCAGTGCTGGAGGCACAAGTGAAATCGTTCTTCAGAGTGGAACATGAGTGGAAGTTCCACTCTGGAGAAGTCATGAACTCATGTAAAGAAGTGGAAGGTAAGTACATAGATTTACTTGCCAATGCAAAACACAAGCCGTTATGGGCTTTTGGTCCATTTCATATGATGCTAGAATCACGCGATTCTAGCAACAGGACTCGTCATGAATGTCTGGAATTTCTCGACAAGCAAGATGTTAACTCAGTAATATTCGTCTCATTTGGAAAAACCACTTCATTTTCACAAGAGCAAGTCAATGAACTCGCGCTTGGTTTAGAACAAAGCAACCATAGATTTATTTGGGTACTAAGAAAACCTGATGTTATAAAGAAAGATGAGAAGATTGAATTACCAGAAGGGTTCGAAGACAGAGTGGAAGGAAGAGGAATGGTGGTGAGAAATTGGGTACCCCAATTGGAAATCTTGGGACATTCATCTACAGGCGGGTTTCTGAGTCACTGTGGATGGAATTCTTGTCTCGAGAGCATTAGCATGGGAGTACCTCTAGCAACTTGGCCTATCGATTATGATCAGCCATTTAACGCTGTATATGTAACCAATTTACTGAAGATTGGAATGTCTGTCAAGAGTTGGGCTCTCCGGGATGAATTGGTAACAGCATCAACCATTGATAAAGCCGTGAAGACATTGATGGGTACGACAGAAGGGGAAGAGATGAGGCAAAAGGCCGCGGAGTTGAGCAATAAGATCAAAAGCTCCGTTAGCGATGGAGGACCTGCGCGAAAGGAAATGGAATCGTTCATTTCGAATATTATCAAAACCTTGTAA
- the LOC107841799 gene encoding zeatin O-glucosyltransferase, whose protein sequence is MPIDKKCDTSILAIVKSSINFCSLFTMATNSSDNEVIVAMVPFSDYSHLNNLFDLARFIASHNIPVHLICFADQNKELKLRVQGGLVASNIHFDDLLRPSPSEEDDDGRDGVPPIIKILRKLKEPIHKTCCELATNAKKLVIIHDLIMSDQIQDVHTLISNVESYIFHTGATFSRYSSFRQSIPGVVDDDDHEKLIEQMEDEFPVLEPHQKLWFRMEHELKLQSGEIINSCKEVEGKYLDLLANAKHKPLWIFGPFHLMLESHDSISFSPSNMTRHESLEFLDKQDVNSVIFVSFGSTTTLSQEQINELALGLEQSNHRFIWVLRKGEKAEKLKEDDGKIELPQGFEERVEGRGMVVNWAPQLEILRHSSTGGFMSHCGWNSCIESISMGVPLATWPISYDQPYNAVLVTNLLKIGVSVKSWAHRNELVTASTIEKAVKTLMGTTEGEEMRQRAVEMSKKIKSSVNHGGPAREAMESFISNIIK, encoded by the coding sequence ATGCCTATTGACAAGAAGTGCGATACAAGTATTTTAGCCATAGTTAAAAGCTCTATAAATTTCTGTTCTTTGTTCACAATGGCAACCAACTCATCAGACAATGAAGTGATTGTGGCCATGGTGCCATTTTCTGACTATAGCCATCTCAACAACCTCTTCGATCTTGCTCGCTTCATCGCGTCCCATAATATACCGGTACACCTCATCTGCTTTGCTGATCAGAACAAAGAACTGAAACTTCGCGTCCAAGGTGGTCTCGTGGCCTCAAACATCCATTTCGATGACCTCTTGAGACCTTCTCCAtcagaagaagatgatgatggcCGTGATGGCGTGCCTCCGATTATAAAGATTCTGAGAAAACTCAAGGAGCCTATTCATAAAACATGCTGCGAACTCGCCACCAATGCGAAGAAATTAGTCATAATTCATGACCTTATAATGAGCGACCAAATACAGGATGTCCATACATTGATCTCAAATGTGGAGTCTTATATCTTCCACACCGGGGCGACTTTTAGCAGATATTCTTCCTTTCGACAAAGTATTCCTGGCGTAGTTGATGACGATGATCATGAGAAACTGATCGAACAAATGGAGGATGAGTTTCCGGTGTTGGAGCCACATCAGAAATTGTGGTTTAGAATGGAGCATGAGTTGAAGCTCCAGTCCGGAGAGATCATTAACTCGTGTAAAGAAGTGGAAGGTAAGTACCTAGACTTACTTGCCAATGCGAAACACAAGCCGTTGTGGATTTTTGGTCCATTTCATTTGATGTTAGAATCGCATGACTCTATCTCTTTTTCGCCTAGCAACATGACTCGTCATGAAAGCTTGGAATTTCTCGACAAGCAAGATGTTAACTCGGTAATATTCGTCTCATTTGGATCGACCACTACATTATCACAAGAGCAAATCAATGAGCTCGCTCTGGGTTTAGAACAAAGCAACCATAGATTTATTTGGGTGctaagaaaaggagaaaaagcgGAGAAACTTAAAGAGGACGACGGAAAGATTGAATTACCACAAGGGTTCGAAGAGAGAGTGGAAGGAAGAGGAATGGTGGTAAATTGGGCACCACAGCTGGAAATCTTGAGGCATTCATCTACGGGTGGCTTTATGAGTCATTGTGGGTGGAATTCTTGTATCGAGAGCATTAGCATGGGAGTGCCTCTAGCAACTTGGCCAATCAGTTACGATCAGCCATATAACGCTGTACTTGTAACCAATTTGCTCAAGATTGGGGTATCTGTCAAGAGTTGGGCTCACCGGAATGAATTGGTAACAGCATCAACCATTGAGAAAGCGGTGAAGACATTGATGGGCACGACGGAAGGGGAAGAGATGAGGCAAAGGGCAGTGGAAATGAGCAAAAAGATCAAGAGCTCTGTTAACCATGGAGGACCTGCACGCGAGGCAATGgaatctttcatctcaaatatTATCAAATAA